One genomic segment of Patescibacteria group bacterium includes these proteins:
- the rplK gene encoding 50S ribosomal protein L11, with the protein MAKKIKAKVKLQCPAGKANPAPPVGTALGPHGIQLMEFCNQFNERTRELGDTVIPAIITIYEDRSFDFILKQPPMSELIKKAAGVTKGSGKPNKEKVAKLTKAQVREVAEKKMSDLNANDIEAAAKIVEGTARSMGVDTE; encoded by the coding sequence ATGGCAAAGAAGATTAAAGCTAAGGTGAAATTGCAATGCCCCGCCGGCAAAGCTAATCCAGCACCTCCTGTAGGGACGGCTCTGGGTCCGCACGGTATCCAACTTATGGAGTTTTGCAATCAGTTTAATGAAAGAACCCGGGAATTGGGTGATACTGTGATCCCCGCTATTATTACTATCTATGAGGATCGCAGTTTTGACTTCATTTTGAAACAGCCTCCGATGTCGGAGCTGATTAAAAAAGCGGCTGGTGTGACTAAGGGTTCCGGCAAGCCGAATAAGGAAAAAGTTGCCAAACTAACTAAAGCCCAAGTGCGGGAAGTCGCCGAAAAGAAAATGTCCGATTTGAACGCTAACGATATTGAAGCGGCCGCCAAGATTGTCGAAGGCACAGCCAGAAGCATGGGCGTCGATACTGAATAG
- the rplA gene encoding 50S ribosomal protein L1, with translation MGRGKKYLEMVKLVDKSKFYPITEAIDLLIKTSPVKFDATVETHIQTGLDPKKADQNLRGVVAMPAGLGKTVKILVFAEGENATAAKKAGADFVGSEDMIEKIKGGWLGFDLAIATPDLMPKIGQLGKTLGTKGLMPNPKSGTVTVTPAKAVEEFKKGKVEFKLDKDAIVHLGFGKISLGVEGLTNNFTTLYKAIMVAKPASAKGIYIKKMSLSSTMGPGIKIDLSSL, from the coding sequence ATGGGTCGGGGCAAAAAGTATTTAGAAATGGTTAAGTTAGTAGATAAAAGTAAATTTTATCCTATTACTGAAGCCATTGATTTGTTAATTAAAACTTCTCCAGTTAAATTTGATGCAACGGTAGAAACTCATATTCAAACTGGCTTGGATCCGAAAAAAGCGGATCAGAATTTGCGCGGAGTAGTAGCGATGCCGGCTGGACTTGGGAAAACCGTCAAAATTTTAGTGTTTGCCGAAGGTGAAAACGCGACAGCCGCCAAAAAAGCGGGTGCAGATTTTGTGGGGAGTGAAGATATGATCGAAAAGATCAAAGGTGGTTGGTTAGGTTTCGATTTAGCTATCGCCACCCCGGACTTGATGCCCAAGATTGGCCAGTTAGGTAAAACATTAGGGACAAAAGGTTTGATGCCTAATCCCAAAAGCGGTACGGTGACAGTTACACCGGCTAAGGCGGTGGAGGAATTCAAAAAAGGTAAAGTTGAATTTAAGTTAGACAAGGATGCCATTGTGCATTTAGGCTTTGGCAAAATCTCATTGGGCGTAGAAGGGTTGACGAATAATTTCACAACTTTATACAAAGCCATTATGGTGGCCAAACCAGCTAGCGCCAAAGGCATTTACATTAAAAAGATGAGTTTATCTTCGACCATGGGCCCCGGCATTAAGATAGATTTATCGAGTTTATAA
- the rplL gene encoding 50S ribosomal protein L7/L12: MQNSDGEKAVDTSKLTKTATQVMELVEKMSVLELADLVKVLEDKFGVSAAAPMMMAGAMPGAAAAPAEEKTEFDVHLTGAGSNKIGVIKAVREVTVLGLKEAKDLVEALPKVLKEGVKKAEAEEMKTKLEAAGATVELK; encoded by the coding sequence ATGCAAAATTCCGATGGGGAAAAGGCTGTAGATACGAGTAAATTAACCAAGACCGCTACTCAAGTAATGGAATTGGTTGAAAAAATGTCTGTTCTAGAATTGGCAGACTTAGTTAAGGTTTTAGAAGATAAATTTGGCGTCAGCGCGGCTGCTCCGATGATGATGGCAGGCGCTATGCCGGGTGCCGCAGCGGCTCCTGCGGAAGAAAAAACCGAATTCGATGTGCACTTGACTGGGGCTGGTTCCAATAAAATTGGTGTCATTAAAGCTGTCCGTGAAGTGACCGTCTTAGGGCTAAAGGAAGCTAAGGATTTAGTTGAAGCTTTACCGAAAGTCTTAAAGGAAGGCGTCAAGAAGGCCGAAGCCGAAGAAATGAAAACCAAATTGGAAGCCGCCGGCGCCACTGTGGAACTTAAGTAA
- the rplJ gene encoding 50S ribosomal protein L10 — MPKTRVQKEAQLTKLVDKLKSSKAVVLTEFTGLTMEDLDALRAKARKEGVSFQVAKNTLLDKATKEAGIEGLITQKVGKQIAVATDGEDEVAISKLIYQFAKNHSEKIKIYAGILEKKIVSVDVINQLAQLPSREELLTKLVWTLNSPLSGFVRVLNGPVQGFYNVIKALSSK, encoded by the coding sequence ATGCCAAAAACCAGAGTTCAAAAAGAAGCTCAATTAACCAAACTGGTCGATAAGTTGAAATCCAGCAAAGCGGTAGTTTTGACAGAATTCACGGGTTTAACCATGGAAGACCTGGATGCTTTGCGGGCAAAAGCGCGCAAAGAAGGTGTCTCTTTCCAGGTAGCTAAAAATACTTTACTAGACAAAGCCACTAAAGAAGCGGGCATCGAGGGATTAATCACTCAAAAAGTCGGTAAGCAAATTGCCGTGGCGACCGACGGTGAAGACGAAGTGGCTATTTCTAAATTGATTTACCAGTTTGCCAAAAATCATAGCGAAAAAATTAAAATTTATGCCGGCATATTAGAAAAGAAAATTGTATCAGTTGATGTGATCAACCAGTTGGCGCAATTGCCCAGTCGCGAAGAATTATTGACTAAACTAGTCTGGACATTAAATTCTCCGCTCAGTGGATTTGTCCGAGTACTCAATGGCCCGGTACAAGGTTTTTACAATGTAATTAAAGCTTTATCAAGTAAATAA